One part of the Zerene cesonia ecotype Mississippi chromosome 2, Zerene_cesonia_1.1, whole genome shotgun sequence genome encodes these proteins:
- the LOC119833129 gene encoding putative uncharacterized protein DDB_G0282133 isoform X1, with protein sequence MKLVLLAIFSIILLVDCAPQQGYSEENEKDLYPEGNQNHGSIEDGEEYDKGDIIDYNKDNNNRDNRRDRNQNKQNRDYGRDYQRGDRNEYRNNERNGYEYRNQNDDRYRERDEDKEYNYGNRRNNRGRERNQNRGYENDENNRNRYRNNNDRENYDEREYSYGQRGYERNNQDGNNERQYQYERNRGNNYRNRENNNDEDGYRRGYNYGDENNGRNRNQNRNRNNNNDRNNNYNYGEKGDEDKEEYVISYNKNNRNEGKQNDNGRDRYRNRNNQNGENSRNRNNNRRGNYETKEIEIEKSIEIEKVITKPKDQQDGQNQYNQGQDKNNFLGNVGILSFISDIGQEIKGQLIGGNQGYNYDQGSKYGQNKGEVGENEGQGKGIRFQQEKEIDIFSSLGKGNNGQKNVGVIVDDKISISKEQKNYQDNSNNKYQGYQDQQNKEYPDQGYGYEQGDGGNIYGQTDGQEKDFRFQENDEIDLYSNTGNQGYWNEQGDNQRNNVNYGGQQTGGNRGYQDQGSGTGQGGKDKGIRFQEEKEIDIFSNFGGVGKGIRFEEEKEIDVFSSKGQNNNNQNQRYNNNGNQEYWRQQGDANQGQGYRDFQNESNRGRQFEGNQGGQGKGFRLEVEKEIDIFSSKGQSSNGQNGQGYNTNGNQENWRQQERGNQGQGYRDYQNDSNRGQQYGGNQRGQEKGFRFEVEKEIDIFSSKGQTNNGQSQGYNNNGNQENFRQQGRGNQEQGYRDYQNDNNRGQQYGANRGQGNQGQGGRQSERNKETGLNIEKEINIFGQLNGKEKGIRFEEEKEFDVFSNSGGQGKGLRFEEEKEIEIFSSKGQGRNNQSNGNNNNGNQENWRQQGRENQGQGYRDYQNDSNRGQKYEGNQREQEKGFRFEVEKEIDIFSSKGQTSNGQNQGNSNNRNQEYWRQQGRGNQGQGYQQNEGNQGRGTGQQGGNIKEKSLNIEKEISISGQSNGKEKGIRFQEENELDIFSNSGDQGKGLRFEKEKEIDIFSSKNQGSKGKNIGGITIIDDFSITKEQRGQGNQGSNTGKSYGNNDNRREQGNQNQQGRGNQGQGYGGQQGGSGNQNSQNGRANGINKGIRFQEEKEIDIFSSQGRGGNDKKTGGIKISEELNIRKEQTEGRGYNGNGMNEGRGNQGQNSQRGRGNNNNNNGNEYYNGYQGQGSYYGQNNNYRGSKANEGWSYQEFYLNGPNNQGNKNSNYAGSNYASKGYGNGYGYHSYNSRPYNTGYGVYGSSIYPGIGNSEIKLENLIKPLTQEILGTSGNIEDLYYQNNTLSILENQNIGYNLYPESSYKYYPDKYNNYNYNNYYV encoded by the exons ATGAAGTTGGTGTTATTA GCCATCTTCTCCATAATTCTGCTTGTTGATTGTGCGCCTCAACAAGGCTACAGTGAGGAAAATGAAAAGGACTTGTACCCTGAGGGTAATCAGAACCATGGGTCCATCGAAGACGGCGAGGAATATGATAAAGGAGACATCATAGACTACAATAAAGACAATAACAATCGCGATAACCGACGTGACAGaaaccaaaataaacaaaatagagACTATGGCCGCGATTACCAGAGAGGTGATAGAAATGAATACAGAAATAATGAGAGAAACGGCTATGAATATAGAAACCAAAATGATGATCGGTATCGTGAGAGAGATGAAGacaaagaatataattacGGAAACCGTAGGAATAACAGGGGAAGAGAACGCAATCAAAATAGAGGTTACgaaaatgatgaaaataatCGAAATCGCTATAGGAATAATAATGATAGGGAGAATTATGATGAAAGAGAGTACAGTTATGGTCAACGAGGATATGAAAGGAATAATCAAGACGGGAATAACGAAAGGCAATATCAATATGAAAGAAATCGAGGGAACAATTATAGAAATAGGGAAAATAACAATGATGAAGATGGCTACCGTCGCGGATACAATTATGGCGATGAAAATAATGGAAGAAATCGTAACCAGAATAGAAATCGgaacaataataatgacagaaataataattataattatggtgAGAAAGGTGACGAAGATAAGGAGGAATATGTGATCTCTTACAATAAGAATAACAGAAACGAAGGAAAACAAAATGATAACGGACGTGACCGATATCGAAATCGAAACAATCAGAATGGAGAAAACAGTAGAAATAGAAACAATAACCGCAGAGGAAATTACGAAACTAAAGaaatagaaattgaaaaaagtatcgaaattgaaaaagttataacaaaaccaaaagATCAACAAGATGgacaaaatcaatataatcaaGGTCAAGATAAGAACAATTTTTTAGGAAACGTTGGGATCCTGAGCTTCATAAGTGATATTGGTCAAGAAATTAAAGGCCAACTGATTGGTGGAAACCAGGGCTACAATTATGATCAAGGCTCCAAGTACGGTCAAAATAAAGGTGAAGTTGGAGAAAATGAAGGCCAAGgcaaaggtataagatttcaACAAGAAAAAGAAATCGACATATTCTCTTCACTAGGTAAAGGAAACAATGGTCAAAAAAATGTTGGAGTTATAGTTGATGATAAAATCAGTATAAGTAAGGAACAGAAAAATTACCAAGATAactctaataataaatatcaaggTTATCAGGATCAACAGAATAAAGAATATCCAGATCAGGGATATGGATACGAACAAGGTGATGGTGGGAACATATACGGACAAACTGATGGTCAAGAAAAAGATTTCCGGTTTCAGGAAAACGACGAGATagatttatattctaatactGGAAACCAAGGATATTGGAATGAGCAAGGAGATAACCAgagaaataatgttaattacgGCGGTCAACAAACAGGGGGGAACCGTGGTTATCAAGATCAAGGTTCTGGAACTGGACAAGGGGGTAAAGATAAAGGTATCCGTTTTCAGgaggaaaaagaaatagaCATATTTTCCAATTTCGGTGGTGTAGgcaaaggtataagatttgaggaagaaaaagaaatagacGTTTTTTCATCGAAAGGTCAGAATAATAACAATCAAAACCAACGTTATAATAACAATGGAAATCAAGAATATTGGAGACAACAAGGAGACGCTAATCAGGGACAAGGATACAGAGATTTCCAAAATGAGAGCAACAGAGGTCGACAGTTTGAGGGAAATCAGGGAGGGCAAGGAAAAGGTTTTAGGTTAGAGgttgaaaaagaaatagacaTCTTCTCATCGAAAGGTCAGTCTAGTAACGGTCAAAACGGTCAAGGATACAACACCAATGGAAATCAAGAAAATTGGAGACAACAGGAAAGAGGTAATCAGGGACAAGGATACAGGGATTATCAAAACGACAGCAATCGCGGCCAGCAATATGGAGGCAACCAGAGAGGGCAAGAGAAAGGCTTTAGATTCGAGgtagaaaaagaaatagacaTTTTCTCATCGAAAGGTCAGACTAATAACGGTCAAAGCCAAGGttacaataataatggaaATCAAGAAAATTTCAGACAACAGGGAAGAGGTAATCAAGAACAAGGTTATAGAGATTATCAAAATGACAACAATAGAGGCCAGCAATATGGAGCAAACCGGGGACAAGGTAATCAAGGCCAAGGAGGTCGCCAGAGTGAAAGGAACAAGGAAACAGGCCTgaatattgaaaaagaaattaacattttcGGACAATTGAATGGTAAAGAGAAAGGTATACGTtttgaagaagaaaaagaatttGATGTATTTTCTAATTCTGGAGGCCAAGGCAAAGGTTTAAGATTTGaggaagaaaaagaaatagaaatcTTTTCATCAAAAGGGCAAGGTAGAAACAACCAAAGTAACGGTAATAACAACAATGGGAATCAAGAAAATTGGAGACAACAGGGAAGAGAGAATCAGGGACAAGGCTACCGGGATTATCAAAACGACAGCAATCGAGGCCAGAAATATGAAGGCAACCAGAGAGAGCAAGAAAAAGGCTTTAGATTCGAAgtagaaaaagaaatagacaTATTTTCATCGAAGGGTCAGACTAGTAACGGTCAAAATCAAGGTAACAGCAACAATCGAAATCAAGAATATTGGAGACAACAAGGAAGAGGCAACCAAGGTCAAGGTTACCAACAAAATGAGGGCAACCAAGGGCGGGGGACCGGTCAACAAGGCGGGAACATCAAGGAAAAGAGCttgaatattgaaaaagaaataagtatATCCGGTCAGTCTAATGGTAAGGAGAAGGGTATCCGTTTTCAAGAGGAGAATGAATTagacatattttcaaattctgGAGACCAAGGCAAAGGATTGCGTTtcgaaaaagaaaaagaaatagacaTCTTTAGTTCTAAAAACCAAGGCAGCAAAGGTAAAAACATCGGAGGCATAACTATTATTGATGACTTTAGCATAACCAAAGAACAAAGAGGCCAAGGTAATCAAGGAAGTAATACTGGCAAAAGTTACGGTAATAATGATAACCGAAGGGAACAGGGTAATCAAAATCAACAAGGCCGCGGTAATCAGGGTCAAGGATATGGAGGTCAACAAGGCGGAAGTGGCAATCAAAATAGTCAAAATGGTCGGGCTAACGGTATAAACAAGGGTATTCGTTTCCaggaagaaaaagaaatagacaTCTTTTCATCTCAAGGTCGAGGCGGCAATGATAAAAAAACCGGTGGCATAAAGATTTCAGAAGAATTAAACATCAGAAAAGAACAAACAGAAGGTCGAGGTTATAATGGCAACGGGATGAATGAAGGAAGAGGAAACCAGGGTCAGAATAGTCAACGTGGAAggggtaataataataataataacggcaatgaatattataatggttATCAAGGACAAGGATCGTACTATggccaaaataataattaccgTGGCTCGAAAGCGAATGAAGGTTGGAGCTAccaagaattttatttaaacggaCCAAACAACCAAGGCAACAAGAACTCGAATTATGCAGGCTCTAATTATGCCTCCAAAGGATATGGTAATGGTTACGGATATCATTCATATAATTCCCGTCCTTACAATACAGGGTACGGTGTCTACGGATCTTCAATCTACCCTGGAATTGGTAATTccgaaataaaattagaaaaccTAATAAAACCGCTGACACAAGAGATATTGGGTACATCAGGAAATATAGAAGATTTGtattatcaaaacaatacTCTAAGTATATTGGAAAATCAAAACATAGGATACAATCTTTACCCTGAAAGTAGTTATAAATACTACccagataaatataataattataattacaacaactattatgtttaa
- the LOC119833129 gene encoding putative uncharacterized protein DDB_G0282133 isoform X2, producing MKLVLLAIFSIILLVDCAPQQGYSEENEKDLYPEGNQNHGSIEDGEEYDKGDIIDYNKDNNNRDNRRDRNQNKQNRDYGRDYQRGDRNEYRNNERNGYEYRNQNDDRYRERDEDKEYNYGNRRNNRGRERNQNRGYENDENNRNRYRNNNDRENYDEREYSYGQRGYERNNQDGNNERQYQYERNRGNNYRNRENNNDEDGYRRGYNYGDENNGRNRNQNRNRNNNNDRNNNYNYGEKGDEDKEEYVISYNKNNRNEGKQNDNGRDRYRNRNNQNGENSRNRNNNRRGNYETKEIEIEKSIEIEKVITKPKDQQDGQNQYNQGQDKNNFLGNVGILSFISDIGQEIKGQLIGGNQGYNYDQGSKYGQNKGEVGENEGQGKGIRFQQEKEIDIFSSLGKGNNGQKNVGVIVDDKISISKEQKNYQDNSNNKYQGYQDQQNKEYPDQGYGYEQGDGGNIYGQTDGQEKDFRFQENDEIDLYSNTGNQGYWNEQGDNQRNNVNYGGQQTGGNRGYQDQGSGTGQGGKDKGIRFQEEKEIDIFSNFGGVGKGIRFEEEKEIDVFSSKGQNNNNQNQRYNNNGNQEYWRQQGDANQGQGYRDFQNESNRGRQFEGNQGGQGKGFRFEVEKEIDIFSSKGQTNNGQSQGYNNNGNQENFRQQGRGNQEQGYRDYQNDNNRGQQYGANRGQGNQGQGGRQSERNKETGLNIEKEINIFGQLNGKEKGIRFEEEKEFDVFSNSGGQGKGLRFEEEKEIEIFSSKGQGRNNQSNGNNNNGNQENWRQQGRENQGQGYRDYQNDSNRGQKYEGNQREQEKGFRFEVEKEIDIFSSKGQTSNGQNQGNSNNRNQEYWRQQGRGNQGQGYQQNEGNQGRGTGQQGGNIKEKSLNIEKEISISGQSNGKEKGIRFQEENELDIFSNSGDQGKGLRFEKEKEIDIFSSKNQGSKGKNIGGITIIDDFSITKEQRGQGNQGSNTGKSYGNNDNRREQGNQNQQGRGNQGQGYGGQQGGSGNQNSQNGRANGINKGIRFQEEKEIDIFSSQGRGGNDKKTGGIKISEELNIRKEQTEGRGYNGNGMNEGRGNQGQNSQRGRGNNNNNNGNEYYNGYQGQGSYYGQNNNYRGSKANEGWSYQEFYLNGPNNQGNKNSNYAGSNYASKGYGNGYGYHSYNSRPYNTGYGVYGSSIYPGIGNSEIKLENLIKPLTQEILGTSGNIEDLYYQNNTLSILENQNIGYNLYPESSYKYYPDKYNNYNYNNYYV from the exons ATGAAGTTGGTGTTATTA GCCATCTTCTCCATAATTCTGCTTGTTGATTGTGCGCCTCAACAAGGCTACAGTGAGGAAAATGAAAAGGACTTGTACCCTGAGGGTAATCAGAACCATGGGTCCATCGAAGACGGCGAGGAATATGATAAAGGAGACATCATAGACTACAATAAAGACAATAACAATCGCGATAACCGACGTGACAGaaaccaaaataaacaaaatagagACTATGGCCGCGATTACCAGAGAGGTGATAGAAATGAATACAGAAATAATGAGAGAAACGGCTATGAATATAGAAACCAAAATGATGATCGGTATCGTGAGAGAGATGAAGacaaagaatataattacGGAAACCGTAGGAATAACAGGGGAAGAGAACGCAATCAAAATAGAGGTTACgaaaatgatgaaaataatCGAAATCGCTATAGGAATAATAATGATAGGGAGAATTATGATGAAAGAGAGTACAGTTATGGTCAACGAGGATATGAAAGGAATAATCAAGACGGGAATAACGAAAGGCAATATCAATATGAAAGAAATCGAGGGAACAATTATAGAAATAGGGAAAATAACAATGATGAAGATGGCTACCGTCGCGGATACAATTATGGCGATGAAAATAATGGAAGAAATCGTAACCAGAATAGAAATCGgaacaataataatgacagaaataataattataattatggtgAGAAAGGTGACGAAGATAAGGAGGAATATGTGATCTCTTACAATAAGAATAACAGAAACGAAGGAAAACAAAATGATAACGGACGTGACCGATATCGAAATCGAAACAATCAGAATGGAGAAAACAGTAGAAATAGAAACAATAACCGCAGAGGAAATTACGAAACTAAAGaaatagaaattgaaaaaagtatcgaaattgaaaaagttataacaaaaccaaaagATCAACAAGATGgacaaaatcaatataatcaaGGTCAAGATAAGAACAATTTTTTAGGAAACGTTGGGATCCTGAGCTTCATAAGTGATATTGGTCAAGAAATTAAAGGCCAACTGATTGGTGGAAACCAGGGCTACAATTATGATCAAGGCTCCAAGTACGGTCAAAATAAAGGTGAAGTTGGAGAAAATGAAGGCCAAGgcaaaggtataagatttcaACAAGAAAAAGAAATCGACATATTCTCTTCACTAGGTAAAGGAAACAATGGTCAAAAAAATGTTGGAGTTATAGTTGATGATAAAATCAGTATAAGTAAGGAACAGAAAAATTACCAAGATAactctaataataaatatcaaggTTATCAGGATCAACAGAATAAAGAATATCCAGATCAGGGATATGGATACGAACAAGGTGATGGTGGGAACATATACGGACAAACTGATGGTCAAGAAAAAGATTTCCGGTTTCAGGAAAACGACGAGATagatttatattctaatactGGAAACCAAGGATATTGGAATGAGCAAGGAGATAACCAgagaaataatgttaattacgGCGGTCAACAAACAGGGGGGAACCGTGGTTATCAAGATCAAGGTTCTGGAACTGGACAAGGGGGTAAAGATAAAGGTATCCGTTTTCAGgaggaaaaagaaatagaCATATTTTCCAATTTCGGTGGTGTAGgcaaaggtataagatttgaggaagaaaaagaaatagacGTTTTTTCATCGAAAGGTCAGAATAATAACAATCAAAACCAACGTTATAATAACAATGGAAATCAAGAATATTGGAGACAACAAGGAGACGCTAATCAGGGACAAGGATACAGAGATTTCCAAAATGAGAGCAACAGAGGTCGACAGTTTGAGGGAAATCAGGGAGGGCAAGGAAAAG GCTTTAGATTCGAGgtagaaaaagaaatagacaTTTTCTCATCGAAAGGTCAGACTAATAACGGTCAAAGCCAAGGttacaataataatggaaATCAAGAAAATTTCAGACAACAGGGAAGAGGTAATCAAGAACAAGGTTATAGAGATTATCAAAATGACAACAATAGAGGCCAGCAATATGGAGCAAACCGGGGACAAGGTAATCAAGGCCAAGGAGGTCGCCAGAGTGAAAGGAACAAGGAAACAGGCCTgaatattgaaaaagaaattaacattttcGGACAATTGAATGGTAAAGAGAAAGGTATACGTtttgaagaagaaaaagaatttGATGTATTTTCTAATTCTGGAGGCCAAGGCAAAGGTTTAAGATTTGaggaagaaaaagaaatagaaatcTTTTCATCAAAAGGGCAAGGTAGAAACAACCAAAGTAACGGTAATAACAACAATGGGAATCAAGAAAATTGGAGACAACAGGGAAGAGAGAATCAGGGACAAGGCTACCGGGATTATCAAAACGACAGCAATCGAGGCCAGAAATATGAAGGCAACCAGAGAGAGCAAGAAAAAGGCTTTAGATTCGAAgtagaaaaagaaatagacaTATTTTCATCGAAGGGTCAGACTAGTAACGGTCAAAATCAAGGTAACAGCAACAATCGAAATCAAGAATATTGGAGACAACAAGGAAGAGGCAACCAAGGTCAAGGTTACCAACAAAATGAGGGCAACCAAGGGCGGGGGACCGGTCAACAAGGCGGGAACATCAAGGAAAAGAGCttgaatattgaaaaagaaataagtatATCCGGTCAGTCTAATGGTAAGGAGAAGGGTATCCGTTTTCAAGAGGAGAATGAATTagacatattttcaaattctgGAGACCAAGGCAAAGGATTGCGTTtcgaaaaagaaaaagaaatagacaTCTTTAGTTCTAAAAACCAAGGCAGCAAAGGTAAAAACATCGGAGGCATAACTATTATTGATGACTTTAGCATAACCAAAGAACAAAGAGGCCAAGGTAATCAAGGAAGTAATACTGGCAAAAGTTACGGTAATAATGATAACCGAAGGGAACAGGGTAATCAAAATCAACAAGGCCGCGGTAATCAGGGTCAAGGATATGGAGGTCAACAAGGCGGAAGTGGCAATCAAAATAGTCAAAATGGTCGGGCTAACGGTATAAACAAGGGTATTCGTTTCCaggaagaaaaagaaatagacaTCTTTTCATCTCAAGGTCGAGGCGGCAATGATAAAAAAACCGGTGGCATAAAGATTTCAGAAGAATTAAACATCAGAAAAGAACAAACAGAAGGTCGAGGTTATAATGGCAACGGGATGAATGAAGGAAGAGGAAACCAGGGTCAGAATAGTCAACGTGGAAggggtaataataataataataacggcaatgaatattataatggttATCAAGGACAAGGATCGTACTATggccaaaataataattaccgTGGCTCGAAAGCGAATGAAGGTTGGAGCTAccaagaattttatttaaacggaCCAAACAACCAAGGCAACAAGAACTCGAATTATGCAGGCTCTAATTATGCCTCCAAAGGATATGGTAATGGTTACGGATATCATTCATATAATTCCCGTCCTTACAATACAGGGTACGGTGTCTACGGATCTTCAATCTACCCTGGAATTGGTAATTccgaaataaaattagaaaaccTAATAAAACCGCTGACACAAGAGATATTGGGTACATCAGGAAATATAGAAGATTTGtattatcaaaacaatacTCTAAGTATATTGGAAAATCAAAACATAGGATACAATCTTTACCCTGAAAGTAGTTATAAATACTACccagataaatataataattataattacaacaactattatgtttaa
- the LOC119835279 gene encoding homeobox protein 9-like, with product MYNQPPDMNSIDNSNESGMTPVLIPINSLGYPNRRFQYNSGDPIVNQTPFDNDPPRNIVPREAPLTSRSSIDSSEEDNTSIPETLHLSSTTTTESTTVTTESTTSAIDISTTTASPNVSGSGRDSSELPEVVDKNYLSNANTSSQENRKNHDLNKQPSRNIKREANSNNKNEEKLSKESAIINKQPQSYPLVFPDHVNQFRKNAEQKRKPNDFPNRFSEGPQVLYAVSIAPSLTSQYNGGSNAHPATSNVPSQSNAPLTNSPSYNQNAQYTNQPTYVWQNANQALTSNMPSTVQNTIALPNQNGGTTLYSVVNLPTTNTYVPNQVQYPATNINAGNYQTVSTNGLNNGSPYYVVSQPNQNTQQQNTEAVLPYNNAPMTYTVGYVSSNGQTILVPSNAQVYQLSPQTNYVPESNGQDDVMTLTSAPSNTITLPENTDTVTLLSYKDKIDSKPKDKNSNDDYADSPEVKAD from the coding sequence ATGTACAACCAGCCGCCTGATATGAACAGCATTGATAATTCAAATGAAAGTGGTATGACGCCAGTCTTGATACCGATAAACAGTTTGGGATATCCAAATCGAAGGTTTCAGTACAATAGCGGTGATCCAATTGTAAATCAGACACCATTTGATAATGACCCGCCAAGGAATATTGTGCCTCGAGAAGCACCTCTTACAAGCAGATCATCTATTGATTCCAGTGAAGAAGATAACACTTCGATCCCCGAAACACTCCATTTAAGTTCGACAACTACAACAGAATCAACAACAGTAACGACAGAATCGACAACATCGGCTATAGATATATCAACAACAACAGCGAGTCCTAATGTGAGTGGTTCTGGGAGGGATTCAAGTGAATTACCTGAAGTTGtagacaaaaattatttaagtaatgcAAATACAAGCTCACAGGAGAATAGAAAGAATCATGACTTGAACAAACAACCGTCGCGGAATATAAAGCGAGAAGCTAATTCAAATAACAAGAACGAAGAGAAGTTGTCAAAAGAATCAGCGATTATTAATAAGCAACCTCAGTCTTATCCTCTTGTTTTTCCGGATCACGTAAATCAATTCAGGAAGAACGCTGAACAAAAACGAAAACCGAATGACTTTCCGAATCGATTCTCAGAAGGGCCACAAGTATTATATGCCGTTAGCATTGCACCTTCTCTAACTTCACAATATAATGGTGGATCTAATGCGCATCCAGCAACTAGCAATGTTCCCAGTCAATCCAATGCACCGCTCACGAATTCACCTAGCTATAACCAAAATGCGCAATACACAAACCAACCGACATACGTCTGGCAGAATGCAAATCAAGCCCTGACAAGCAACATGCCAAGTACAGTCCAGAACACCATTGCGCTGCCCAATCAGAACGGGGGCACAACCCTATATTCCGTTGTAAACCTCCCAACAACGAACACCTACGTTCCAAATCAAGTTCAGTACCCTGCAACTAACATCAATGCGGGAAACTATCAAACTGTGTCCACTAACGGCTTAAACAACGGGTCTCCATACTACGTGGTGTCACAACCCAACCAAAATACACAGCAGCAAAACACTGAAGCTGTTTTGCCCTACAATAACGCACCTATGACTTACACAGTCGGTTATGTATCCAGCAATGGACAAACGATTCTGGTACCGAGCAACGCTCAAGTATATCAGCTGAGTCCACAGACTAACTATGTGCCCGAATCAAATGGCCAAGACGACGTGATGACTCTGACTTCAGCTCCAAGTAACACAATTACTCTGCCAGAAAATACAGATACGGTCACCTTATTAAGTTATAAGGATAAGATAGACTCTAAACCAAAGGATAAGAATTCGAATGACGACTATGCAGACAGTCCCGAAGTTAAGGCAGACTGA